From the genome of Puniceicoccales bacterium, one region includes:
- the rplA gene encoding 50S ribosomal protein L1, with amino-acid sequence MKKRSKRHRKGQEVADLSQFFRVEEAVALLDKMPRAKFDETVELSVHFGVDPKQSDQMVRGTVKLPNGSGKNVKVLAFTESPEIALQAGADFAGLDDMIEKVNSGWLEFDVAVATTSAMKQVRNVARVLGPRGLMPNPKSGTVSDDIGSAIAEVKAGRVEFKMDKTANVGVIVGKRSFEQSKIVANLKAAIASVNEAKPAGFRGTFIKGMAISATMTPGIKVAQAEYNNEVA; translated from the coding sequence ATGAAAAAACGAAGCAAACGTCACAGAAAAGGGCAGGAAGTTGCTGATTTAAGTCAATTTTTTAGAGTGGAGGAAGCTGTAGCACTGCTTGACAAAATGCCTCGGGCTAAATTTGATGAAACGGTCGAACTTTCGGTTCATTTTGGTGTTGACCCAAAACAAAGCGATCAAATGGTGCGCGGAACGGTTAAATTACCCAATGGTAGTGGAAAAAACGTGAAAGTTCTTGCATTCACCGAATCGCCGGAAATCGCGCTCCAAGCCGGTGCTGATTTTGCTGGGCTAGATGATATGATCGAAAAGGTAAATTCTGGTTGGCTAGAATTTGATGTGGCAGTGGCAACTACTTCGGCCATGAAGCAGGTTAGGAATGTCGCAAGGGTTTTAGGCCCAAGAGGTTTGATGCCAAATCCAAAATCTGGCACCGTGTCGGATGACATAGGTTCCGCCATAGCCGAAGTGAAGGCCGGCCGGGTGGAATTTAAGATGGACAAAACCGCCAACGTTGGTGTTATTGTAGGTAAAAGGTCATTTGAGCAAAGTAAAATTGTCGCAAATCTGAAGGCTGCAATCGCATCGGTAAACGAAGCAAAACCAGCCGGGTTTCGCGGCACTTTTATAAAAGGAATGGCAATCAGCGCAACCATGACGCCAGGTATAAAGGTTGCTCAGGCTGAATATAATAATGAAGTTGCCTAG
- the rplL gene encoding 50S ribosomal protein L7/L12: protein MSNITKEQVVEWLSAQSVLDIAGLVKDLEAKWGVSAAAPVAAVAAAPTAAAVETVEEQTEFSVNLLSSGANKIGVIKEVRAATGLGLKEAKDAVEGAPKIVKEGMSKAEAEDLKKKLEAAGATVELK, encoded by the coding sequence ATGTCAAATATTACAAAAGAACAAGTTGTAGAATGGTTAAGTGCCCAGTCTGTTTTAGATATAGCTGGGTTGGTTAAAGATCTGGAAGCCAAATGGGGCGTAAGTGCTGCTGCACCCGTGGCCGCTGTGGCTGCCGCTCCCACGGCCGCCGCCGTCGAAACAGTGGAAGAACAGACTGAGTTCAGCGTCAATCTGCTTTCCTCTGGCGCAAATAAAATCGGCGTCATAAAAGAGGTTCGCGCTGCCACTGGCCTTGGTTTAAAAGAAGCCAAGGATGCGGTCGAAGGTGCTCCAAAAATAGTGAAGGAAGGTATGTCGAAGGCTGAAGCCGAAGATCTTAAGAAAAAGCTCGAAGCCGCTGGAGCCACCGTGGAGCTAAAATAA
- the rplJ gene encoding 50S ribosomal protein L10, which produces MRSEKVFFVDEISNYLQKSDYVYLSDFTGVSVASISRLRNNLRAEAAECHVVKNRILQLVLKDRVDSMDESWFSGHTAIIIGGNNPSGVAKVLTRFSKDNENRMRFKGGILKSKKLLLNDLNTLAELPSLEDLRSKLLSIFCEPARGLVRILNAVPQGVVNVLQARVKQGA; this is translated from the coding sequence ATGAGAAGTGAAAAAGTTTTTTTTGTCGACGAAATTTCGAATTATCTTCAAAAATCGGATTATGTTTATTTATCGGATTTCACTGGTGTTTCCGTTGCATCTATCTCTCGGTTACGCAACAACTTACGAGCTGAAGCCGCCGAGTGTCATGTGGTAAAAAACCGAATTTTACAGTTGGTTTTGAAAGATCGGGTTGATTCCATGGATGAATCTTGGTTTTCCGGCCATACAGCTATAATAATTGGAGGAAACAATCCGTCCGGCGTGGCAAAAGTTTTGACTAGGTTTTCGAAAGATAATGAAAATAGAATGAGATTCAAAGGCGGCATACTAAAATCTAAAAAATTGTTGCTAAATGATTTGAATACTTTGGCCGAATTGCCAAGCCTGGAAGATTTACGTAGCAAATTGCTTTCCATTTTCTGTGAGCCAGCCCGTGGGCTTGTTAGAATTCTGAATGCGGTTCCACAAGGTGTTGTAAATGTGTTACAAGCGAGGGTTAAGCAGGGAGCATAA
- the rpoB gene encoding DNA-directed RNA polymerase subunit beta: protein MSERIDFGKLTEVIEPPNLIEIQISSFCEFLQKNLPTSSRTDIGLEGVFREFFPIGSYDGRCNLEYVSYRICDPRYHEDYCVREGITYSASLYVTLRLRNNDEIKEEEIYFGELPIMGERGSFIINGAERVVVSQLHRSPGICYEGTQHTSGKILYSFRVIPDRGTWLEVQFDQSDLLYVYLDRRRRRRKFLVTTLLRAFGYGSDREILGLFYNLEDRTLESLKSCDNISDYVLVEDIIDTKDGIVLAREHEQLSKTILDTFENAGIGSIPVVNASVDDGMIVRSLKKDTTKNTDEALREMYRKLRPGEPATTPNAKSMMLRLFGDRKRYDLGRVGRRKLNQKLKMHRNLEDRLLDAKDIVAATKRLCRLRKGEHSIDDIDHLGNRRIRNVCELLMNQCRLGLLRMERLVRERIALFDNSVDAIVPQKLVNPKIFMSVIRDFFARSQLSQFMDQINPLAELAHKRRLSALGPGGLSRDRAGLDVRDVHVSHYGRVCPIETPEGPNIGLINSLSIYAKVNEFGFIETPYRVVKNGKVTDEVVYMDATDEEDEVIAQANSEIDENGYLVGKVQVRKGDTFLEVAPKDVNLMDVSPKQVLSVAAGLIPFIEHDDPARALMGSNMQRQGVPLIVPEAPLVGTGIERRVAIDSKNVVTARFDGIVASVDANCIIITKDGKLPKKIEPRVAQNKDLAVYNLRKFVRSNSATCFNQKPRVQKGQKVTAGDVLADGAATDNGELALGRNVLVAFMPWHGYNFQDAIILSDSLIKDDVFTSIHIEEFEVVARDTKLGAEEITKDIPNVSEDALKNLDRDGVIKIGSEVKPGDILVGKITPKSETDLAPEEKLLRAIFGEKAADVKDSSLTVPPGCFGIVMDVKVSGHIDREKEDTSIADMKRRTKKVNEEFRGQSDKLRDDLTEALSSILLGEKIPLDVTNGLNGEIIIPANRKITKTLLRKLASCFDSVEIAASPVKNRIMEIVENYKNRFDDLEQERIRRIESIEAGDIDDSGVIKNVKVYIATKRKIQVGDKMAGRHGNKGVVSNIVRREDMPFLPDGTPVDIILNPLGVPSRMNVGQVLETNLGWACQKLGLKAATPIFDGIPEEKIREFLRQAGLPESGKSKLFDGLTGEAFEQDVVVGYIYMMKLNHLVADKIHSRAVGPYSLITQQPLGGKAQYGGQRFGEMEVWALEAYGAAYTLQEILTVKSDDVQGRTKTYESIVKGDNSLQACIPQSFNVLMKEIQSLCLDVRLENDSSF from the coding sequence ATGTCAGAACGTATTGATTTTGGGAAACTTACGGAAGTAATAGAACCACCAAATTTGATAGAGATTCAAATAAGTTCGTTTTGTGAATTTCTACAGAAAAACCTGCCGACCAGTAGTCGTACAGATATTGGTCTGGAGGGCGTTTTTCGTGAATTTTTTCCAATAGGAAGCTATGATGGTCGTTGCAACCTGGAGTACGTTTCCTATAGGATATGTGACCCCAGGTACCATGAGGACTATTGTGTACGTGAGGGGATTACCTATTCGGCGTCTCTGTATGTGACACTTAGATTACGAAATAACGATGAAATAAAGGAAGAGGAGATATATTTTGGAGAGCTACCAATAATGGGCGAACGTGGTTCTTTTATAATAAACGGTGCCGAGCGTGTCGTTGTCAGTCAACTACATAGGTCACCGGGCATATGCTATGAGGGAACCCAGCACACCAGTGGCAAAATCTTATATTCATTTAGAGTGATTCCCGATCGAGGCACCTGGCTAGAGGTTCAATTTGACCAAAGCGACCTGTTATATGTCTATCTCGATCGCCGTAGGCGAAGAAGGAAGTTCTTGGTAACCACATTGTTACGTGCATTTGGCTATGGGTCCGACAGGGAAATATTGGGGTTATTTTACAACCTGGAAGATAGGACACTGGAATCATTGAAAAGCTGTGATAACATATCGGATTATGTTCTGGTAGAAGATATTATCGACACAAAGGATGGCATAGTATTGGCCAGGGAACACGAACAGCTCTCGAAGACAATTCTCGACACCTTTGAAAATGCTGGCATCGGAAGCATTCCGGTGGTGAACGCCAGCGTCGATGACGGCATGATTGTGCGCAGTTTGAAAAAAGACACAACGAAAAATACCGATGAGGCTCTGCGAGAAATGTATAGAAAACTCAGGCCGGGTGAGCCGGCCACGACTCCCAATGCTAAGTCGATGATGCTAAGATTGTTTGGCGATCGAAAGCGCTATGATCTGGGCCGGGTTGGTCGTCGAAAACTGAATCAGAAGCTTAAGATGCATAGGAACTTGGAAGACAGGTTGCTGGATGCGAAGGATATTGTGGCCGCAACAAAAAGGCTATGCAGACTTAGGAAAGGCGAGCATTCCATCGACGATATAGATCATTTGGGAAATCGAAGGATTCGCAATGTGTGTGAACTTCTAATGAACCAATGCCGTCTTGGATTGTTGAGAATGGAACGTCTTGTTAGAGAACGGATTGCATTATTTGATAACAGCGTCGATGCGATTGTTCCGCAGAAACTGGTCAATCCAAAGATTTTCATGAGTGTGATCAGGGATTTCTTTGCGCGCAGCCAGTTATCCCAATTCATGGACCAGATCAATCCTCTGGCCGAGCTTGCCCATAAACGTAGGCTATCTGCTTTAGGCCCAGGTGGGTTAAGTCGCGACAGGGCCGGGCTTGATGTTAGGGATGTACACGTCTCCCATTACGGTAGAGTATGCCCTATTGAAACACCCGAGGGTCCGAATATTGGACTAATCAATTCTCTCAGTATCTATGCTAAAGTCAATGAGTTCGGGTTCATTGAAACGCCCTATCGGGTGGTAAAAAATGGCAAAGTTACCGATGAAGTCGTCTACATGGATGCAACCGATGAAGAGGACGAGGTTATTGCCCAGGCCAATTCGGAGATTGACGAAAATGGTTATCTTGTGGGCAAAGTCCAAGTGAGAAAAGGAGATACGTTTCTTGAGGTGGCGCCCAAGGATGTGAATTTAATGGATGTTTCGCCAAAACAGGTCCTGTCCGTTGCCGCCGGCCTAATTCCTTTCATCGAGCACGATGATCCAGCCCGGGCGTTGATGGGATCGAACATGCAACGGCAGGGAGTTCCATTGATTGTTCCAGAGGCTCCGCTGGTAGGCACGGGCATAGAACGGAGAGTCGCCATAGATTCAAAAAATGTTGTGACCGCAAGGTTTGACGGGATCGTGGCATCCGTCGACGCTAACTGTATAATTATAACCAAGGACGGCAAGTTGCCGAAAAAAATAGAACCTCGAGTTGCCCAAAATAAGGATCTGGCGGTGTATAATCTGCGCAAATTTGTGAGATCCAATTCCGCCACCTGTTTCAACCAAAAGCCAAGGGTACAAAAGGGGCAAAAGGTTACGGCCGGAGATGTGTTAGCCGACGGTGCAGCCACGGATAACGGTGAATTGGCCCTGGGTAGAAATGTTTTGGTTGCATTCATGCCCTGGCATGGATACAATTTCCAGGATGCTATCATATTGAGTGACAGTCTGATAAAGGACGATGTGTTCACATCCATACACATAGAAGAATTCGAGGTAGTAGCCAGAGATACCAAACTAGGGGCTGAAGAAATCACCAAAGACATTCCTAATGTCAGTGAGGATGCGCTGAAAAATCTTGACCGCGACGGTGTTATAAAAATAGGTTCGGAAGTGAAACCAGGCGACATACTGGTTGGCAAGATAACTCCTAAGAGCGAAACCGACCTGGCTCCCGAAGAAAAATTGCTGCGTGCGATTTTTGGTGAAAAAGCCGCCGATGTCAAAGATTCATCGCTTACGGTTCCGCCCGGATGCTTTGGTATAGTCATGGACGTCAAGGTTTCTGGACATATCGATCGGGAAAAAGAAGACACGTCGATTGCGGATATGAAGCGTCGAACCAAAAAGGTCAACGAAGAGTTTCGTGGCCAATCGGATAAACTCAGAGATGATCTCACCGAGGCGCTGTCCAGCATATTGCTTGGAGAAAAAATTCCTCTTGATGTCACAAATGGGTTAAATGGCGAAATAATTATACCAGCGAACAGGAAAATAACCAAAACTCTTCTTCGCAAACTGGCCTCCTGTTTTGATTCGGTCGAAATCGCTGCATCTCCTGTAAAAAACAGGATCATGGAAATAGTTGAAAATTACAAAAATAGATTCGATGATCTTGAGCAAGAAAGAATTAGAAGAATTGAATCCATCGAAGCCGGCGACATCGATGACAGTGGCGTGATCAAGAACGTGAAAGTCTATATAGCGACCAAAAGAAAGATTCAGGTGGGCGATAAAATGGCCGGACGTCATGGAAACAAAGGCGTTGTCTCTAACATTGTTAGACGCGAAGACATGCCGTTTTTGCCCGATGGTACGCCGGTTGATATAATACTTAATCCACTGGGTGTTCCGAGTAGGATGAATGTTGGGCAGGTTTTGGAAACCAATCTCGGCTGGGCTTGTCAAAAGCTTGGATTGAAGGCGGCCACACCCATATTTGACGGTATACCTGAGGAGAAGATTCGAGAATTTTTGAGGCAAGCTGGTCTTCCCGAAAGTGGAAAATCGAAGCTTTTTGATGGGTTAACCGGTGAAGCTTTTGAACAGGATGTGGTTGTAGGATATATATATATGATGAAATTAAATCATCTTGTTGCCGATAAAATACATTCCCGAGCGGTCGGTCCCTACAGTTTGATAACCCAGCAGCCTCTCGGCGGCAAGGCCCAATATGGAGGGCAAAGGTTCGGTGAAATGGAAGTTTGGGCTCTAGAAGCCTATGGGGCGGCCTACACATTACAGGAAATTTTAACGGTCAAGTCCGATGACGTACAAGGTAGGACAAAAACCTATGAGTCGATTGTCAAGGGCGATAATTCGTTGCAGGCTTGTATCCCTCAATCATTCAACGTGTTAATGAAAGAAATACAGAGTCTATGTTTGGACGTGAGGCTGGAAAACGACAGTAGTTTTTAA